The genome window GACCGGAGTCAGCCCCGAAATGGCTCTGCGGCTTTCCATCGCCTTCGATACCACCCCGGAAAGTTGGTTGACCCAGCAAATGAACTACGATCTCTGGCAGGCCAGGAAAAAAGCCGGTGGCTTGAAGGTCGAAAAGCTTCGCGCGGCCTAGCCTGGTGTAAATTGGATTCTGCTCGACCAATGATCAG of Geoalkalibacter sp. contains these proteins:
- a CDS encoding helix-turn-helix transcriptional regulator, encoding TGVSPEMALRLSIAFDTTPESWLTQQMNYDLWQARKKAGGLKVEKLRAA